From a single Candoia aspera isolate rCanAsp1 chromosome 2, rCanAsp1.hap2, whole genome shotgun sequence genomic region:
- the ZNF131 gene encoding zinc finger protein 131, with amino-acid sequence MEAEETMDCIQEFPEHYKVILDRLNEQREQDQFTDITLIVDGHHFKAHKAVLAACSQFFYKFFQDFTQEPLVEIEGVSNMAFRHLIEFTYTAKLMVQGEEEANDVWKAAEYLQMLEAIKALEIRNKENTSSLESNQVQDKNKAKKRKIAETSNVITETLPCAESEPVEIEVEITEGAIDVEENNIEALEEVASAEQPIKYIQTTGTSDDSALALLADITSKFRHGERKSEIQEECENLPDPVGKHMESIEIMELQLSHVNNLFHCEKCNRTFKFLYHFKEHMKTHSTENYKCDLCNKRYLRESALKQHLTCYHLDEGGTNKKQRPGKKIHVCQYCDKQFDHFGHFKEHLRKHTGEKPFECPNCHERFARNSTLKCHLTACQSGAGAKKGRKKLYECQVCNSVFNSWDQFKDHLVIHTGDKPNHCTLCDVWFMQGSELRRHLQEMHNISERIVSEDILPVDSDPVASMTIIEQVEQVHVLPVIQVQVDPAQVTVEQVHPDLIQNNQEKHEQIAELQEQVEISYLEVEHIQTEQGTEVHMEELDVEHVNQLQMEEVQAQLMEENDLEQVESGPMDQELTASTSIQVDEVEAHGADHEESDDLKTQPIVDMQEEKVES; translated from the exons ATGGAAGCTGAAGAGACGATGGATTGCATTCAGGAATTTCCAGAACATTATAAAGTAATTTTGGACAGATTAAATGAACAGCGGGAGCAGGATCAATTTACAGACATCACTTTGATTGTGGATG GTCATCATTTTAAAGCTCATAAAGCTGTTCTTGCTGCCTGCAGTCAGTTTTTCTACAAATTCTTCCAAGACTTCACTCAGGAGCCTCTAGTAGAAATTGAAG GTGTAAGTAACATGGCCTTTCGTCATTTAATTGAGTTCACATATACGGCAAAACTAATGGTCCAAGGAGAAGAGGAAGCAAATGATGTCTGGAAAGCAGCTGAGTATCTTCAGATGCTGGAAGCCATTAAAGCACTTGAAATCAG gaacaaagaaaatacatCATCGCTTGAATCAAATCAAgttcaagataaaaataaagccaaaaagaGGAAGATAGCAGAGACCTCCAATGTTATTACCGAAACATTGCCTTGTGCAGAATCTGAGCCTGTTGAAATTGAGGTGGAGATTACTGAAGGGGCTATCGATGTGGAGGAGAATAACATTGAAGCGCTTGAGGAGGTGGCTTCTGCTGAACAGCCAATAAAGTACATACAGACCACAGGTACTTCGGATGACTCAGCTTTGGCTCTTCTGGCAGATATCACCAGCAAGTTCCGCCATGGAGAGAGGAAAAGTGAAATTCAGGAGGAATGCGAGAACCTGCCTGATCCAGTGGGCAAACACATGGAAAGCATTGAGATCATGGAACTTCAGCTGTCGCACGTCAACAACCTTTTCCATTGTGAAAAATGCAATCGCACATTTAAATTCCTTTACCACTTTAAGGAACATATGAAAACACACTCCACTGAAAATTACAAGTGTGACCTATGCAACAAAAGATACTTGCGTGAGAGTGCGTTGAAGCAGCACCTTACTTGTTACCACCTTGATGAAGGTgggacaaacaaaaaacaaagacctGGCAAAAAAATACATGTTTGCCAATACTGTGATAAGCAGTTTGACCACTTTGGACATTTTAAAGAACATCTTCGGAAACATACAG GTGAAAAACCATTTGAATGTCCAAATTGCCATGAACGTTTTGCTCGGAACAGCACGCTCAAATGTCACCTGACAGCATGCCAGTCTGGTGCTGGTGCTAAAAAGGGACGGAAGAAGCTTTATGAGTGCCAG GTCTGCAACAGTGTATTTAACAGCTGGGATCAGTTCAAGGACCATTTGGTAATACATACAGGTGACAAACCCAACCATTGTACCTTATGTGATGTGTGGTTCATGCAAGGCAGTGAACTCCGGAGGCATCTGCAAGAAATGCACAACATTTCAGAGAGAATAGTATCTGAGGACATCCTTCCAGTGGACAGTGATCCAGTGGCATCCATGACAATTATAGAGCAGGTGGAACAAGTTCATGTTTTGCCCGTGATTCAGGTCCAGGTGGATCCAGCCCAAGTGACTGTAGAACAGGTGCATCCAGATTTGATACAGAATAATCAAGAAAAACATGAACAAATAGCAGAGCTACAAGAGCAGGTTGAAATAAGCTATTTAGAAGTTGAGCATATTCAGACTGAACAAGGCACTGAAGTACATATGGAAGAGCTGGATGTGGAACATGTGAACCAGTTACAAATGGAAGAGGTTCAGGCTCAGCTTATGGAGGAAAATGATCTAGAACAGGTAGAGTCAGGGCCCATGGATCAAGAACTGACAGCAAGCACATCTATTCAGGTGGATGAAGTGGAAGCACATGGAGCAGATCATGAAGAATCTGATGATTTAAAAACTCAGCCAATAGTGGATATGCAAGAGGAAAAGGTGGAGAGCTAA